In Lolium rigidum isolate FL_2022 chromosome 3, APGP_CSIRO_Lrig_0.1, whole genome shotgun sequence, the genomic window GTCGAAATCTAATATCTTTGCCTCTTGTCAAGATTTGACACTAGGGAAAAATAGTCTTTGTCGAATGTCCGTTAAAGAGCACTCGACAAAGGCTAGCGGCGTTAGGTTCCCATCAATTGGAGGGCGAGTAGACACGTGGGGCACGACCTTGCCGAGTGTCAAAAATCGACACTAGGCACAGGTAGCCTATTATGAGTGTCCAATTTTGACACTCCGCAAAGAAACACTTTGGCATGTATTTTTCTTCACCGAATATATTTGCTGCCTTTACCGTGTAACAAGTCTTTACCGTGTATTTTGTGGTTGTTACACAACAAATGAAACCTTTGCCGAGTACCTCATCCTTTGACACTCGGAAGCCGTATAGCCAGCAAAGATCGTGTTTCCGGTAGAAAATAACTTGAGCTTGAGGACATCAACAACAAAAAATACTTgggtttaataattagagtatgaCACTACAATTGGTGTTCCTTAGCGTGGATATTAGAACACTGTAGTGTAAAATGCCAAAATAGTAGCTCATTTTGCTCTATATTGTGAAACTATACACGAGTATAGGAAATAAGTAGTTAATCCAACCCGGTGGAATTGGTTGCATTTTTGTGCATCATACATGTTAATACTGATACAAACAACAATATAGACAACAGGGTAAATACTGTACAATAATGTATAGGGTACATGCCCTACCAAATCAATCGTAATATACACATTCCAACTATTTGTGATGGTACAGGTATAAACAATCACACCCTAAAGAGATCTGTTGATAGTGATTACTTGAACTGTAATTTGCTCGCGAATGTTTGCCCAAACTTCCATCCGACCGGCATAATTTTGTTGAACACGATTGTTTGTCCATCAGTGTCGGTCACTCTAAACGAGAGCATTTTCCCGGTAAGATACCCTCCGCACTGCCAGTACGCGCCCCAGTTACGGGACATTGGCAACCAATCATTTGAATCGGAGCTCTTGATATCCATTGACTTGATTGAACCAGCAGCCGCCACATTCATCAAGATAACTAGGTTGAAGTAATCATGACCAACAATCCGGATCCGCACCCCACCCTTCCTCACGCATGGTACCCTACAGAAATATATAGCATTTATCATCTTTAAGCAATTTTATGTTGTACTAGAAGCACGGGAAACTGATGAAACAAAACAAATCTCATGTGTATGTACCTCTGGTACATGACGGGGATAATGCCACCCTCATAGACGCCGATCTTTTGCCAGGCCGGTTGGGCCATGTCAAAGTGTTCCCGCGGCAGGTTGCACCATCCACCATTGTCGTTGGGAAGCGCATTGTTAGGCGGGCAGAGGTTTGTCGCGGTGATGGTCACCGTAACTCCAGGTTTGCAGAACGCGGGGTCTGCCCGTTTGCGGTCACACGCGATTTTGTAGCACTGCCCGCATGAGGTGCCATCTTTGAACAACACTGAGCTCAGCGCCGCCGTCCGCGTCCCGTACCCCTCCGCGTAGAGGTTGTCGTACCCGCATGCTCCACCTGCGTTAGTGAAAGAATGTGCTTTTAGCTCAGGCACCACAATGTAGAATTCAATTGGCGTATGCAGAGCGCTAAAATAAGCTGCTAGTTAGTTACCCATGGTGCCAGCGGCGTCAGCGCCGCCGTAGAACGTGGCATGTGCTTTCATCCATTTGATCGGCGCTTTGTCCGCGGCCAAGGCCAACCCACAGCAGGTGAACATTAGCAACGCCACCGCGATAGATCGAGCTGGAGCTGGTGCCATATTGCTGGATACGCTTATGTCAATCTGACGGCCGCACGAATCTGATTTGGAAACTTTGTGTGTACCTCTTCTTGATTTTGTGTTTGCCCGTGTACCTAGCTCAGTGTCTGAGGACGGTTTGTTTTTTGACGGTTAGTTGGGTGATGATTGTAAGGATTGGTTTGGTACGTATATATAGCCTTGTGATCGATGCCTGGAGGGGATTGAGCAAGGACATCACGAATGAAGCGGATAGCGTGCACATGCACACGGTCGTGCAGCCACACCATGGCTTACGGGCTAATCCGAGGAGATGCGCAGACACGTATAGTCTATTCTTTTCCCCGTATATCTTATTTAGTTATTATCTATCTTTGCTTGGCGATTTCTCTAGCTATTACTGACATCTAGAGAGATCATCCTTGTTTGACACTTTCTGAAGAAATGGACGGCATGTAATGCAGGTATGCATGACCTTTTTGACGGCTAGCTTTGGGATGTCCATGTTCGGGTACGTTCCCCTTGACCCCCTGTATACGAAAGGATGTCTCTTCTGTTCCTTGAATCATACTGCTGACCATGCGCTCCACCTCAACCTGTAAATGGGCACGCTCGCGGTGACCCACTAAGTGCTGTTTGTGGTCATTTGAATTAAACGGGATGATGCAGCTCGTTCATATAATGTTGTTGACCACCTGCCCAATTACTCCCCAGTCTCCACGTAAGTTTTTTTTTCAAGGGGGAATGGTCTCAGGATCGAGAGGGTGGATAGATATTACAGAAAGGACCTCAAACGTAAGGAAATTACAAACATATCCAGACAATTAGCATAAAGGACCTCGGATCTAATTTGCAAAAAACAGTCTAGTCTAGCTCCATCTGCACCGATCGAGCTTCAGCCAAGCATGGACAATTGTCGCAtcaccggggacgaaccacttggaacACACTCGACCTCCCACCTCAAGAGCCCGCAAGAGAACCTCAAGGAAAGCCTAACAGCGCCGAGTGGCAGTACCGGGAGGAATAAGCCCGACGACATTTCGCCATTCCCGATGGGGATACCACCGCAAACTCTAAACCTACAACTATAGTGAGAAGGGATACCTCTACTATGTACAGAGAAGCCCAACAACCATCTTTAGCTCCGCTCCGACCGGCTCGGTgaggggagaggaagaggaagagaagtGTAGGTAACTGGAGCCAACGTAGGTATTGTCGATATCTCAGTTGTGATGTTTTCTATCGTCCCCGTTGAATAAAGACTCCACGGATACTTTGCCACGATTTGGAGACGTCGGATGTGTGATATTGTTGCTGCTAGGGTGGCAAGCGGCGCGGGATGCGGGGCGCAGCTTTGTTCTAATCATGCATTAATTCTGTTTAAATTTAGCATTATACCTCATTTTGATGTGTCTCATGTTATGCGGGACGGGAAGTGGGCGCCGCTTGCCCCCCTATGTACGCTGCCCAATTCTTCATCCATCCGCTAACAAGCTGGTTAATTGGCGCTCAGAAATGGCCAACAAAATCAATAACTTGCTTAATTTTTCTAACATAGAACATGCGATCTGTCCGTTGCAGGAGAAGACTCGTCAAAGG contains:
- the LOC124696882 gene encoding expansin-A24-like, with the translated sequence MAPAPARSIAVALLMFTCCGLALAADKAPIKWMKAHATFYGGADAAGTMGGACGYDNLYAEGYGTRTAALSSVLFKDGTSCGQCYKIACDRKRADPAFCKPGVTVTITATNLCPPNNALPNDNGGWCNLPREHFDMAQPAWQKIGVYEGGIIPVMYQRVPCVRKGGVRIRIVGHDYFNLVILMNVAAAGSIKSMDIKSSDSNDWLPMSRNWGAYWQCGGYLTGKMLSFRVTDTDGQTIVFNKIMPVGWKFGQTFASKLQFK